Part of the Nostoc sp. ATCC 53789 genome, TGCCCAATATATGAAACGTGTTTTTTTTATACCTGTATTTTTCTGCTTAAGTTTATTGACTGGGTGTTTTGGCTACCCTCGCCTTTTGAGTTATCCCTTTGATCCGGGGGGTCGGAGTCTAAATAGTTTAGCGTCAGAATTAAACCCCCAAATTTCTGGGAGATACATTGTTTTTATTACTGACCGACGCGGTAGCCAAGATGTTTATATGTTTGATACGGTGACTCGTGATTTGGTTGATCTGTCAGGTTTAAATTCTTTTGATGCGATCGCAAATCATCCTAGCGTTTCACAAGATGGTCGTTATATTGTGTTTGCGGCTAGCCGCCAGGGGCGATCGGCTATTTTTCTCTACGAGCGGGAGACACGCCAATCACGAAATTTAACTAATAACCTACAAGCTGAAGTCCGCAACCCTACAATTAGTGCTGATGGTAGCAGGATTGCTTTTGAGT contains:
- a CDS encoding TolB family protein, which codes for MKRVFFIPVFFCLSLLTGCFGYPRLLSYPFDPGGRSLNSLASELNPQISGRYIVFITDRRGSQDVYMFDTVTRDLVDLSGLNSFDAIANHPSVSQDGRYIVFAASRQGRSAIFLYERETRQSRNLTNNLQAEVRNPTISADGSRIAFESSNNGQWDVLVYDRYGRPLNIPQEPR